Within the Pieris napi chromosome 10, ilPieNapi1.2, whole genome shotgun sequence genome, the region CAAAGTACTACGATTCATATAGATCAATAGGGGTTCTCCCCTGGCTGGTGGTTCACCtggtcgtaaataattacaagaGTAATTAACGCAGTAATATTTATCgatttatctatactaatattataaagaggaaaggtttgatttattgtttgtttgaatAGAATAGGcgccgaaactactggaccgatttcaaaaattatttcactgttggcaagctacactattcccgagtgacataggcattgtttcattttcaaaaaatagggatgcttactaaaacttgaataatctaacccaaggtgtaaaaaaataaacaaaaaacttccttaaatcgtgtgcgctgcgaaaactattaatgatagaacaaaatgatgtattacaatttttcaggacacatcactatctataaaaattgtcgcgacagcatgtgtctatcttttatagttacgtcacaataagcatccttttattaatttttttttattaaaataccaccgctagaaaaggctctttattcgtacctaggtattgatccttatcaaaataattaccaacgtttcacataagctacaatgtaatggcataaccaccaaaaaagcatgatggattggtgttctcctgccgtttctcttgaatagtttactactatgtaatataacaaaaatcttagccactgcaacgcttggccgagtctactagtaggtataataaaaacacaatcaGTGATTTCTGCTCAGTAACAAATGTTGAAAGATGTAACTCAAAAGTGTAACTAATATTTTCGTAAAATTTCGTCACACTCAAACAAAACTTggtaatagaaaatatttaacgttcaTTTTCTTTGTTTCTAGGTACTGGGCTGTGACTAATATCGACTACATTCATGCGAGAACGGTGCGACGAATCGGTTATATGATTGCGTGTGTTTGGATCGCCAGCTTCTTAGTATGCATCGCGCCTCTTCTAGGATGGAAAGATCCCGACTGGAACAGACGCGTATCTGAGGATTTGCGGTGTGTTGTAAGTCAAGATGTCGGCTATCAAATATTTGCAACAATGTCCTCTTTCTACGTTCCAGTgctagtaatattaattttgtactGGCGGATATATCAAACTGCTAGGAAAAGAATACGACGGCGTCATGGAGCGACCGCAAGAGGTGGGGCCGGTCCCCCGCCTGTCCCCGCTGGCGGGGCTTTGGTCGCAGCAGGAGGAAGCGGTGGTATCGCTGCAGCTGTAGTGGCGGTCATAGGTCGGCCTTTACCTACTATATCAGAAACGACTACTACGGGAATGACCACTGTATCATCTAATAACACAAGCCCGGAGAAACAATCATGTGCAAACGGGCTCGAACCAGATCCCCCGACTACGGGGTACAGCGCGGTTGCCGCAGCCTACTATCCATCACTCGTAAGGCGTAAGCCCAAAGAAGCCGCTGACTCCAAGAGAGAGCGGAAAGCGGCAAAGACATTAGCAATAATCACCGGCGCGTTCGTTGCGTGCTGGCTTCCATTTTTCGTGTTAGCTATATTAGTACCAACGTGTGACTGTGAGGTGAGTCCGGTACTGACTTCTCTGTCGTTGTGGTTAGGTTACTTCAATTCTACTCTGAACCCAGTGATATACACGGTGTTCAGTCCAGAGTTTAGGCACGCATTTCAGCGGTTACTCTGCGGCCGCAAATTGCGGCGGCGTCGGGCTCCGCCCTAGCTGTTTTATGTAGGCAATAGGCGTTATCTGTCCCTAGAGCCTTCGCCCCAACCCGACTGACCTCGTTTAACACGATACATTGCGTTATCTTGTTACATTTTCAGAGATATATTTACACCccctttattttttgtacgtGATAATATAAAGTACTTAATACGAGTAGAAATAATCTAATGTTAAGTCCCTTATTATTTACGATTAAAGTCCTCtttgtaacataatttaaattatagtacaATAGCTAAAGTTAATAAAACTgtgatttataattgtttaatattacaagTATTACGTTGTGAACTCGACTTTCctaattgtaaaattactagtcattaaagatattgaaatataaactatGATTTACTTTAAACCGTGGTTTTATTTTCCCAGACAAAATCAttgaaaatagaaaatagccgtttttctcttaatattaaaaataaatggcttatattattaatattttacgcaAGAGCTATTAAAGAAACCAGATTATATTACTGTATCATAATCTACTGTAATTTATATCATAGAGTATTATGGTTCAGCAATTTCGGATGTAGtttaaatatagtacaatatgtgatattacaaaaatatatgtcataaaaaaacatttgaagaTAAAACTGTTATGAATTAAtctgattaattatttagattttgtttGCATCTTATGATACCTGTGTATCGCCTTTGTTTTATAGATATATCtgattaaaaagttataaaaatttaatgcaaATTCTACATATGTGAGACAATCTAGATTGTTTGCAGAAACTAATCGCGTTTTTCTCCaatgtaataattacaaaacgaATTCAATTATATCACACGGATAATATATTTGCAAATGTTATACTTGTTAAAGATTTTGTTGGAGGCCATCCCATCCCCTAAGATTGAATTAAGATAaagtacttaattatttttggcgttttgaaatttaattattttgttacttGTATTTACCttgtttacttaaaaatttgaaaactagATAAGATTATTAAACTTGGGACGACACGGGATTGTTGAGAGCTTACCAACACATCCGTGCtcataaaaaatctttttttaatgtgtaagAGACGCgcgctacggatattgagTGAACTACATTGAAACTGAACTATTAAAGGTACAGagttctatattatttaagtattttgtgTCATGAAGATAATTCTGCTGACCTGCAaccgccactgattattactattatgGGCATGAGATAGATAGGCCTTTTGATACATATAGATTTTTCAATAAGGCTTTTCAGTTTCTTTAAGATATTAACCTTCTCCGAACAAGGTATATTGTACATGGACAGATAAGGAACATTGGGTTAGATATATGGGTGTGTATTATGTCACTCTCTACTCTAAATCAACCCTAGTGCTTTTCAATTTTCTATGTATTACTGATCGGGTTGATTATCTCTCTAGTCACAGAAATTGTGCTTCTATGCGTATTCTACAAAGTGATAAGCcgtggagagtgttcagaagaGGTGATTGGACTCCCTCTTGCCCTGTTTCATCACGTTACCATCCGTATTAACTCAAAATTTGATGGCTGgtcttccacggtccgcttcCCAAGACATTTTGTTTTGCGAACTAGAGAGCTCTGGATTCGACTCCTCGAAAAATCATACTTCACCCTCAATGGTGCGATGACTGCCTTTTTGGGTCCCtatgctataaaaaaaactatgacTCCTGTTTATAAAAACGTacttaaacatatatatttcgcGATATATCTCtcacaaaatattacactGAATTCTTTATGAGTCCCCGCGATATTGACCGTAAACCCTTAGATTGTCATCTAGAAGCTAAAAGTTCATATCTTTAATGACCCATTAAGTATCGTACTTTATATGTAAGGGCTTTATCGTTATTAAGAAGACGATAAGGTCTGTTATTCAGGTTTTATTGCTAAATAAACGTTTTacgttttcatttttatattcgcTTCCATTCAATCACGTTAAAAGATTctcagaaaaaaattaaaattctctGGTGCATGTAGAGTCTCTTGAATAGCTctcaatctttaatttttttacttttaaagaGAGTGCAAAATGGTTATGCATGCGATACTAATCCTTTTGGTGGGGCGTTTGAAACCCGGTTGTGGCATCATAGATGCAATTCGAAGATTAGGAGTTATGAGTTATTTATAAagcaaaaatattgataaatctGAAGCAAAAAATGAAGAATAGAACCGTAACGTAACGTCTTAATATCCAGCTTTAAACAAACTATTTATCACGAtactttttaaacaattacggTGTCTTCAttcgatacaaaaaaaaacgtaaagaattttgtataaaaagaaATCGATGTTTTTGAACAAAAACCGATGAAGTCGTAAAATTTGTACCTAAAGAATAATCACGCGACAActcaaactttaaattaatttaagtttccTTTTGTTTGAAACAAAAGTAGATACTTTGAATATTTGGATGCGTTCCAGCAAGCCTTTATTCATTGGGTTCAGGCAAATTGTGGGATTAATGTGAACCAAATACGGCTTTTATTAAGCACAATTTAATtcttgtaatttatataaaaacatttcgtAATGTACCGACTTTGTGACTTTCATTCAATTATCAAATCATCATCACGGTCATCCCTTTATGACTCATAGTTTCCGACAAATGTGTAGACAAACATATACGAAATTTACGTATTAGGGAGTCTAAATAGAttgagaaattaaatattattcatttccAAAAATATCACATAAATACCTACAAGTCTAAAAATAACCTTTTTATAAgctttttacaaaaaagtaaCATTTACGACTTTAAAACCGTCTCAAGCTGAATGTTGAAAAGATTTCATAAGACTTATTCACGTCAAGCGATATCATTAGCAATATTTCTGCTGTCTCAACGTGagacaattaaaaatgaaaaagttttaatatctctTGTCTCCACTGCAGTATGATGTCTactatactaaatatatattttaaaaactaataaaatcgAAGTATCTGAgcatatttttgaatatatgaTAACCTAACTAATAAAGTCTAACCTAACCTCAATTGATAAGGTCCCTTTCTAGGAATGAGGAGACTAGACACTCCCCTGCTGCACTCTCGGCCTATAGGCGATAAGGGTCGTAACTCCTAGGTAAGTCAAAAAAAAGGAAGTTTATTTGATAGtttaaattggtttaataAACCGGTCTAACTGTGTTTATGGAAACCAAACAACAGTTTTtaagcaaacgggcaggaggcttacctgaCGTTATGTGATAACGCCACCCATGGTCACTCTCAATGCCacagggctcgcgagtgcgttgccggccttttaagaattagtacgctctttccttgaaggaccctatgtcaaaacaaacaatttaattaaacctgGACGAATAACAGTgtttgtattcgttttttttattttttttcgtttttataagCGTTTTTTAAACAGTACCGTTGAAGCGCCTCCTTATTAATCTTTATGTGATGAACGTCCTGTGTGACAAACACCGATGAGTTTTGGTTTTAGTTCTCTGATGATGtcttatgtattaatttcttacatagatatatatttacgtAAACCGAGTTCGAACGTAGGACCTCACGGTTGAGACTCACGTACCAAGAGACTAACACTTTATAATCGCTTTAGTTAATAACAATTGAAGAATTCACATACTACAATTTGTAAGTACAAAACATGTTTCTAAGATGATAATAAAATCGTCaaagtatataaaactaaatcctAGAATGATCAAGTTGAACAAAAAGATTTTCTATTAGCTCTTTCCATTTAGTTGAGAATTTGAACATTCGAATTTGTTTGCCAGGTTTCATTCGATACAAAGCAAATGTTTCTCTGAAATGAGTCCTACGTGTTCAATCTTTTCGTGAACATGTCGCTTTATTTTCATATCAATTGATGCACGTGACTGATATGAGAGAGAACGCCTTCGGAAACTGTCTTGTTGTTCTTTCACTACGTGACTCAATTAGTGTTTATTCCGATGTACAT harbors:
- the LOC125053313 gene encoding 5-hydroxytryptamine receptor-like; translated protein: MEGVYHDDLPQWDTLNYHNISYNTTEWVPWNVSETNRTWWETSDALDSPAALLRAAIMAVLLGLLILATVVGNVFVIAAILLERHLRSAANQLILSLAVADLLVACLVMPLGAVYEVAQRWTLGPELCDMWTSGDVLCCTASILHLVAIALDRYWAVTNIDYIHARTVRRIGYMIACVWIASFLVCIAPLLGWKDPDWNRRVSEDLRCVVSQDVGYQIFATMSSFYVPVLVILILYWRIYQTARKRIRRRHGATARGGAGPPPVPAGGALVAAGGSGGIAAAVVAVIGRPLPTISETTTTGMTTVSSNNTSPEKQSCANGLEPDPPTTGYSAVAAAYYPSLVRRKPKEAADSKRERKAAKTLAIITGAFVACWLPFFVLAILVPTCDCEVSPVLTSLSLWLGYFNSTLNPVIYTVFSPEFRHAFQRLLCGRKLRRRRAPP